In the genome of Lathyrus oleraceus cultivar Zhongwan6 chromosome 4, CAAS_Psat_ZW6_1.0, whole genome shotgun sequence, the window AACTATGATAAAGAAATTAGGAATAATTCAGATCAACTATGATTAGTTTATGTTCGACAACTTGGATTATAAGGGGGTATGTTATTATATAATCCAAGCTGTAGCTCAAGCCCGAGTTGGTTAGGATTAGAATTCGTTACTTAGAGTACAAGTAACTTTATATATAAATACATACATATTATAATTCAGTTTTAATAGTTTTTCATAACattcaataataataatcattattcttcattctctctctcttttctctcCTCATTAAAAGTGTCTCACACACTAACAATTTCTTGATTGTATAAGAGTGAACCTCcctaataattatttttaatgCCAAGTTGCCTATTGCTTATAAAAAAATCAGATGAGTATGATAGAAAGTTTTCCTATCAAAGCTATGAAATTATGGTTTGAAATTAAAAAGAGGAAGACAACTTAAATaaactaaaaaaaattaaaataacatGTTTTTTTCATTCATAATCTTCACTCTAAGAGTACATATATAGTGATAACAATAGTGGATAGTAAAATAAGGAGCCAATGACTAAAACTAAAAGACCAACTAAATAATATCTAAGATAAACCCAATGAAGATATATTTCCCTTTTAACTTaattattttaaattgtttttttttcttttttatttattttgtttatatgGATAGTTGAGATTGAACTTTTTTCCTGCCCCTTTCCTGAAATTAAATTCCCAATATGCCCCAGTCTGGAAAAAAATCCCAATCTGCCCCCTTTTTCTTATTGGGCTTGTCCAACCATTGGACGAGGGCCTGAAGGCCCATTGCCTGCAGTATGGACTCGGCCAATCAATGGGCGAGGGCATGAAGaagctttttttttttttaatattttaaatactTTATTAAATGGTAATAATAgttaatataattgatttttaattattaattctatatttaattaatataattgatttttttaaaaataataataatttttttataaaaatatttaaaataaaatgtaaataataatagtttttcatgataataatttttttttgatattattatttttaaaatattaataataaaaatgattaatttttagaatattaataatagaaataatttgTTTTTTTAAGAATTACAATGGAAGAAATACATTTTATTGATATAATGGAAGCAATACATTTTATTTATAGTGACCGCCTGTTCCACATCTTGTGCCAACTTTTTTGCGTTTTCCCTTGCCCAAGTCTTCTTGTCTTTGTCTTGCGGGAGACGGAGATGAGTCGGAAGACAATTCATCAAGGGCgtcttgttgttgttgatgttgttgacTTTGATGTTGTTGTGATGTGTTTGGAGGCATATCCATAACGTCGAGTTCTTGAACGTCAAAAGAACGCATACTCATTAAATGGTCATCGGTGAGGTCAAAGTTGAGTAGTGAATGTGTGGTTTGTGTGTAGGTTTCGGGTCGGGTGTGTTGGATAGGAGGATAATACACATCATCAGGGTTGTATGTGGGAGTGGGATGTGCGTATGTGGTGTTAGAAGGTTGGGGTTGAGAATGAGGGTTTGAGTATTCAAAGTTGGGTTGAGGAATTGGAGTGTATTGTATGGGTGGGCGTAGGttggtttgttgttgatattgttggttgTAAACGTAGTTTGTTTGAGGGAATGGAGTTTGGGGATTATGGTGTTGGGTTGAGGTGGAATAAATGGTGTGTTATTGGGTGGTCTGGATGTGTTGGTATGTTTGTTGAGCTGAGGATGATGGTTGGTTATGTTGTTGTGGGGGTGATGTTGTGTGTTGGGTTGAAGAAGCTACACGTTGACGGGGATCATTCAAAAATTGTGTCGGAGCAACGTGCATAAAAGGAATTGATAAAAACCAATTCATGTATTCTCTACCCGGCTTAGACTCACCAATTACCGAGTTTCCTTGTAACACCAAATGCCTTCTTCTTTTCCATTCTTTCAGCTCTTCTTTATTTAAATCTTGCCAATGCGTGTCCCAAGCTTGGACCATAGTCATGTTATGATGTTCACTTAGACATCTTGGCGGAGGCGGTATTTGTTGTTCAAATCCAAATTGGAGTTTGACTCGATCCGTCTGATGCATCTCAACGGTATAGAAACACATGATATATGGTGTTGCACTCCAAACTCGACTGTCATTATAATCAGGCACTGGATATTGTATGTAcggcctccaaataaactgttaaaagaaatataactattagaatgtataaaataaatttaaataagtttaatattataattaatattagaatgtataaaatacatttaaataagtttaatattataaataatattagaatgtataaaataaatttaaataagtttAATATTATAATTAATCATTCTTACATCGTTTTCTTCCATGTGTTCTATTGCAACACGGTACCCTCGTAGATGATGATGAGGATTATTTCCATAATTCATACCTCGTTTGCACCATCTtgcatattaaaaaaaaatacgTTAAAGTGACGTataaataattttgaaaaatataaattgcatttaaatgaaaaTCGTTACCTTAATGCATAAGGATGTGACGGAACCTCGTTACTAACCGGGGCTAACAAGGGTATGCGTGTGAATGCCCATACAGTTAGTAATACAACACATCCTCCTATGCTCTTTACTCCTTTATGGGCCGCCTTGCAAATATGTCTATATAGTGTCGCCAAACaagcagaaccccaactatatgtaTTACATTTTTCAAGGTCTCCTACTAAAGGTAACCAAGAAGAATGCAACAAATTGTGACTCTTATCTGGCATTAAAAAAGTAGCAATTAAAAGTAAAATATAAATTTTTGCATGTAAAATATTTTCTGCCTCGGACGGGTTAGGGTTATTTTTGAGTTGCGTTAATACTGCTTCTAACCAAAGAATTTTGACAGAAGCCCCATTTTTATCTGAGGTTGTTGGTTCAATGCCCAAATTTTCCATGTAAACGTCATTGGTTACGTTTGTTGGGCCATTAACAGCTTTACCATGGATTCGGAGACCGAATAACATACTCACATCCTCTAGTGTGATGGTACATTCACCTGTTGGTAAATGAAATGTATGTGTCTCCGGTCTCCATCTCTCTAACAATGCCATAATGAGTTTAGAGTCTACTTTTAGACTTGCAATCTTGGCCACATTCGCAAAACCTGCTAGCTCCAAATACGGTATTATAACCGCACTTGGTTGGATATATGTATGCGAATGGACCGAAACCTACCATCTTGctgaaattaaaataaaaaacgGTAATGAATATTTGATCTGATAAAGAACGGAAATAAAAAACGGTAATAAAAAACGGTAAATTTGAAAGAGACTTACGTATTCGACAATGTTTGTCGCCGTCCCACGGTGTGATTCGCCCATCCATAAGAAAGACATCTTGGAAGGAAGTGTAGAAATTGAAGAGAGTAAATATTTGAAGAGAGTAAGAATGTGTGAAATAGAAATTGTAGGTAGATGATGAGAAGGAAGTGTAGAGGTATGGATTATTTATAGTGgtaaaatataataaataaattgGTAAAAATTTGAATTGGGGATTTGACATTGCATTGCATGTCATGCATGCAAAAAAAATGTGTAAGGAATCCTGTAAATTAAGATTCCCACGCTGAAGGGAAAATTCACTGCGCAAAAGCCTGCACTATGGCTCGTCACTTTGATGGACGAGCTACGCCTAGGTCTTTGTGGGCTCGTCCAATGGAATGGCGAGGTGCTGCGTCTGCCGTATTGGCTCGTCCAATGGAGTGACGAGTTCACTCTTTTAGGGTTTTGCCTCGTCTAATCAATGGACGAGCTTGTACAGGCCAATCCCTCACGCGTTTCCCTTCTTCTCTCTCTTCCTATTAAATGAAAATCAGCATGTGATTTGCATACATTAATATATTCACACCAAACCAAATACACATTCATATCTCCTATAAATACCACTAACATCCTCATTTATTCTCACCAAACCAAATATACACATCCATATCTCCTAAACTAAATCAAATATACATCCATGGCTCAAAGAAATTTAATTTTTTCTATCCATTCCGAAGGGTCACTTTTCACAGATCCAAGTGAGGGATTCTCATTTTGCAATACGAATTTAACTAAGTTCAAAATCCACATCAACTCCGACTTTCATCATTTAAAAGACCGTATTGAAAAAAAGTTGCAACGTTATGTTGAAGACATCATTTATCGTCAACCATTATTTAATGGAGATGATAATACCGTCTTTTACATAATGACACTGATTGAGACCGACGAAGATGTTAGGTCGATGTTTCAATGTCATGTAACATTATCTCAATTACCAAGAATTGAGATATATGTTCGTCTAGTCGATAATCTTGAAGAACAACCGAGTCACAATGAAGTTGTTGAAGAACAACCGACTCACAACGAAAATCACGGTTATCCAACGCAATTTGTACAGTCACACGACTATGGGATGAGTCAAGCCATTGACGAAGAGCCGACTCAAAATAATGAACCTTTCCTACCAAATGAAGAGGTAGGCGAGAATAGTGAGGATGATCTTGAGGAGGTTCGATTTGAAGATCTATTTGGTGTTAGTGATAACGATGGCAATGAGGACATATTCGACACACCGACCGTTGCACTAAGAGCGCAACCAATTAGTTTGTACAACCCACCTGCGCACAAGCAAAACATAAGTTTGGATGATGCTGAACCAATCTCCGTTTTCGGAAGTTTCATACCAACTCACAATTCTGACGAAATAGAGGAGGGCATCGAGTATGAAGATAAGGAAGAGTGTGTTCTGGCGTTGCAACAATGGCATATAAAATGTAATCTAGATTTTTCTGTGGTTAAATCTGACAGTGTACGTTTTGTCATCAAATGTAAAAATTCAACATGCAATTTCAAATGCAGGGTATCTTTGCACAAGGGCAACTCAAGGTGGAGAGTTGCTAAGTCTAGTGGGCCTCATACGTGCACAACCACTTCCATGTTACAAGACCATACAAACCTCAGTTCAGAAATGATTAGCAAGAGCATAATGGAGCTTGTAAATCGGGACGCTTCTCTTAAGGTGAAGGTTATCATCGCTCATGTTGTTGAGAAATACAGGTATATCATATCATACAAAAAGGCATGGATTGCAAAGTGTAAGGCAATTGAGTCGATGTATGGAAATTGGGAGACATCTTACAACGATCTTCCGCAGTGGATACTGGTAATGAAAACATATCTACCAGGTACCATTATAGAATTACAATCCTTACCTGTGATTTCAAATGATGGTTCATACTTGGGTGACCAAAGGATATTTCATCGTCTGTTTTGGGCGTTTAGACCATGTATACGTGGTTTCGTGTATTGTAAACCAATTGTGCAGGTTGATGGAACTTGGTTGTATGGCAAGTACAGAGGGACCCTGTTGATGGCTGTGGCACAGGATGGGAACGGGAACATATTTCCGATAGCGTTCGCATTGGTTAAAAGTGAGACAAAGGAAGCCTATAGTTTCTTTCTTAAGAATTTGAGAATGCATGTTACCCCCCAAGCAAATCTATGCCTAATATCAAACAGGCATGAATCGATAAAGAGTGCATACAACAACCCAGAAAATGGATGGCAGTTTCCTCCTTCATCACACGTCTATTACATTAGACATA includes:
- the LOC127136629 gene encoding uncharacterized protein LOC127136629, whose amino-acid sequence is MTLIETDEDVRSMFQCHVTLSQLPRIEIYVRLVDNLEEQPSHNEVVEEQPTHNENHGYPTQFVQSHDYGMSQAIDEEPTQNNEPFLPNEEVGENSEDDLEEVRFEDLFGVSDNDGNEDIFDTPTVALRAQPISLYNPPAHKQNISLDDAEPISVFGSFIPTHNSDEIEEGIEYEDKEECVLALQQWHIKCNLDFSVVKSDSVRFVIKCKNSTCNFKCRVSLHKGNSRWRVAKSSGPHTCTTTSMLQDHTNLSSEMISKSIMELVNRDASLKVKVIIAHVVEKYRYIISYKKAWIAKCKAIESMYGNWETSYNDLPQWILVMKTYLPGTIIELQSLPVISNDGSYLGDQRIFHRLFWAFRPCIRGFVYCKPIVQVDGTWLYGKYRGTLLMAVAQDGNGNIFPIAFALVKSETKEAYSFFLKNLRMHVTPQANLCLISNRHESIKSAYNNPENGWQFPPSSHVYYIRHIAQNFMREIKDKDLRKIVVNMGYALTEATFNYYRGEIRRTNNDALSWIDNIPREKWVMAFDGGQRWGHMTTNLAEAMNSVLKETRNLPITALVKSMYYRLGSLFGGRGHQWTKMLASRKVFTDNYNKGMAEKVIKANTHNVLQFDRERFYFMVQEKINHNDGRPTGTFSVDLRKQHCECGKFQAFHLPCSHVITACSSIRQDYSIHIPDVFKILNVFKVYQESFLGLPHEENWSQYEGFTLCHNNSMRRRKKGCPNSTRIRTEMDDVEKEKRRCGICREIGHMRMKCPNVAGPSQRPSR